TTCAATCTATTTCAAAAAAGAAAAGATGATTTAGAATATGATATTGATCACAGAGATGGCATCTTCTATATCCTTACAAATGATGAGCATGAAAACTTTAGAGTGGTAACTTGTGACTCGAAAGATAGTTCTCTAGAGAACTGGAAAGAATTTATTCCAGGGTCTGATTCTAGGTACTTATTAGGGTTTGATACGTACAACGATTTTGCAGTCTTAACATTTAGAGAAGATGGTCTACGTAATTATGAAATTATATTCTTTGATGAAAGACCTAGTCAGCTTATAACTTTTCCTGCTCAAGCTTATAGTACAAGTGTTGGTGAAAATTATGAGTTTAATACAAGTGTATTTCGCTATAATTATAGTGCTCTAAATTGTCCTAGTTCTGTATTGGAGTATGATGTTAATACAAAAACGACTTCAACTTTAAAAGTTCTTGAAGTTGCTAACTTTGATAGTGATAAGTATATAGTTCGAAGACGCTCGTATACCTCTCGTGATGGTGTGAAAGTACCAGTCTCAATTCTTTGTCTTAAAGATTATTCAGAAAATTCTCCCCTTTATGTTTATGGCTATGGCTCATATGGTTCCACTATTGATCCGAGTTTCAGAGATGACCTCTTTAGTTTAGTTGATAGAGGATTTAACTTTGCTATTATCCACCCAAGAGGAAGTTCTACTTTAGGGAGATCATGGTATGAGAATGGAAAGTTTCTAGAAAAGAAAAATACTTTTAATGATTTTATAGATGCTACTCGTGGACTTTGCGAAGATGGTTATGGAAAAGAGGGAAATATCATTGCTAGTGGCGGAAGTGCTGGAGGTTTGTTAATGGGGGCCATTGCAAACCTTGCTCCTGATCTTTACAAAACGATTGTAGCGGAAGTTCCTTTCGTTGATGTATTAACAACTATGTTAGATAAGGATCTTCCACTAACTCAGCTAGAGTATAAAGAATGGGGAAATCCTCAAGAGCGTGAGTACTATGATTATATTAAGTCATATTCTCCTTACGATAATTTAGAAGCTAAGAAT
The window above is part of the Halobacteriovorax sp. HLS genome. Proteins encoded here:
- a CDS encoding S9 family peptidase, which translates into the protein MKIPSPKKIPHKMIAHEDERVDNYYWMRFLDEDKDVKKHLLQENDFFKDYLQNTTELQKQLYDEMRSRKKEKDQSVPALDGDYYYYDRYEEGQEYAIHCRTSKGSNSEEILLDVNLLAIDKDFVDIGAFSVSPDGKKMAYSIDDNGSEVYKIYIKNLETGDLYPEIIDQAYDSICWFNDSEHFCYNVVNKNLRPHKIKKHKLHSDVSSDEVLYHDKSAEFFVHCAKGIDNEYIFAVSGGSVSTEYSILSANKPEGKFNLFQKRKDDLEYDIDHRDGIFYILTNDEHENFRVVTCDSKDSSLENWKEFIPGSDSRYLLGFDTYNDFAVLTFREDGLRNYEIIFFDERPSQLITFPAQAYSTSVGENYEFNTSVFRYNYSALNCPSSVLEYDVNTKTTSTLKVLEVANFDSDKYIVRRRSYTSRDGVKVPVSILCLKDYSENSPLYVYGYGSYGSTIDPSFRDDLFSLVDRGFNFAIIHPRGSSTLGRSWYENGKFLEKKNTFNDFIDATRGLCEDGYGKEGNIIASGGSAGGLLMGAIANLAPDLYKTIVAEVPFVDVLTTMLDKDLPLTQLEYKEWGNPQEREYYDYIKSYSPYDNLEAKNYPNILATAGLNDPRVTYWEPAKWIAKLRDLNTGSSSIFLYTNMDAGHGGASGRFEYLKEESMVYAYILKSFGRD